From the genome of Treponema peruense:
AGTTCAACAGAATCCTGTGACATTGAATCAAACAGGGACTTTTTGCGTTCAGTCAAAGCAACAATTTCTTTTGCCTTTGCAGCCGCTTCTGCCTTGTCAAGCGTTACCTGGGCAACAGGATGCTTTTTTGAAGTCTTTGTTTCTTCAAGAATTGCTATAGCCTTGTCGGTTTCAGAAGAAGACTCCCTGTAGGCAGAAAGAACTGCACTGTTGCCTTCCATCTTTTCCAGATGAACAACACCAAGCTTTCTGAGTTTTTTAAGGGAATCCTTCTTTGTCGAGTCAACAACAACCAGGGAAACCTTTTTCATCTTAACTATCATTGGTCGGCCTCCCCTGAAACGACAGCCGCAGCCTGAAGTTTCTTCTTTGAAATCTTGGAACGGACAACGGCGTTAACCTGCTCATCACCAAGAAAAATTCCTATGCGTTTGATATTCGCTTTTGTTTCAGGAATCTTAACCTTTTCAAAAAGATTTACACGCTGAGTAGTAGTCCTGAGCTCTTTTGACAAAAGTCTGACCTGTTCGTCAAGAACCTCTGCCTCAAGATCAAGTTCAAGGGCTTTTTCCATTCTGTCGGCAGCAAGATCAATCCACAGAGGGGTTGAATACAGATTGTAGTCTCCGCGGCTAAAATCTGCCCCTTCATAAACAGGAATCTTTACTCCGGCAATGTTACCCCAGCCTTTGCGAATATTTTTTACAGTAACCATATCGGGCCTGAATACATCTTTTTCGCCAAAGACAGAAATCCATTTGCGGAAATCTTCTTCGAGCGCAAGTTTGCGGGCCCTGACAGCCTTAGCCTTTTCATCTATAATACGGATTTCGGACTGTAGCTGCTGTTTTTTGAGAGTAAGAGTCGGAAGATAGCGCTGGTACATTTTAAGCGCATCTTTTTGAGTCTTCTGCTCATTTTTTGTCAGCTTTATCTTTGCCATTAAAATCCCCGTCAGTCAGCAGGCCAGAACTGCTCTACCAGTTCAGACTTAAGTCCGGTTTCCTGTTTTTCAAAACATTCAGCCAGAATCTTCCATCCGTTATCAAGTGCTTCTTCGAGCGGAATATTTACACTAAGATCCATCATCTGCTCTTCGAACTTTGCACCGTATTTAAGGAGTTTTTCATCCCATGCGCTCATGTTGAATCCCATGCTCTTCTTTTCAAGTGTATCCTTGTACTGGGCATAAAGACGGATCATGGCATCCATAAGTGCGCGGTGGTCCTTTCTTGTTTTTGAGTTAACCTGCTGCTTAAGGCGTGAAAGAGAACCGAAAGGCTCAATGTGACCGCCCTTAAGATAGAACTGGCCTTCTGTAATGTATCCTGTATTGTCAGGAACAGGATGTGTAACGTCATCACCAGGCATTGTAGTAACTGCAAGAATTGTTACAGAACCCTGGTCAGCAAAGTCAACGGCTTTTTCATAGCGTGATGCAAGCTGTGAATAAAGGTCTCCAGGGTAACCGCGGTTTGAAGGAACCTGTTCCTGTGTAATGGCAATTTCCTTCATTGAGTCAGCAAAGTTTGTCATATCTGTAAGAAGAACAAGAACATCCTTTCCCTGAAGAGCAAACTGCTCTGCTACTGCAAGGGAAAGATCCGGAATCTTCATACATTCTACTGTAGGATCAGCTGCAGTATGAATAAACATAACAGTCTTGCTCAAAGCACCACCTTCTTCAAGAGTCTTCTTAAAGTAAAGGTAGTCATCGTATTTAAGACCCATTCCGCCAAGAACAATAACGTCAGCCTGAGCCTGCATTGCTATGCGTGCAAGAAGCTGGTTGTACGGTTCACCTGAAATTGAAAAAATAGGAATTTTCTGGCTTACAACAAGAGTGTTGAACACGTCAATCATAGGAATATTCGTGCGCATCATTCTGTTGGGAAGAATACGCTTTGAAGGGTTTACAGAAGGTCCGCCGATTGCAACAAGATTGTCTGTCAGCGAAGGACCGTGGTCGCGTGGCTCTGCAGAACCGTTGAAGATTCTTCCAAGAAGATTTTCGCTGAATGAAACACGCATATCGTGTCCCAGAAAGCGGATCTGGTCATTTGTAGCAACACCGCGCCCGCCTGCAAATACCTGCAGTGAAACAAGGTCACCGTCAATTTTGTTTACTTCGGCAAGTGACCGTCCAAAGCGTGTGGTTATCTCTGCAAGTTCGTTAAGTTTTACGCCCTTTGCACGAACTGTAATAACGCTTCCGTTAATGCTCTCTATTTTACTGTATACTTTGTTCATTACTCACCATCCTTAAGAAGGGCCTTTACATCAGAATCTACAGAAGCTCCCTTTTCGGCAAGGATTCCGTCGATTTTCTTTTCTGCATCATAGAAATCCTTTGAACCGAACGTTTTGTAGTTCATATCAATAAAGTTCTGTCTGAGCATGTTAAAGAATCCGCGGGCTTCTTCCTTTTCTGAAATTTTGAATGAAGAGCCAAGAATTGAAATTATCTTGCTGAATACGTACTTCTGGCGGTCAACACCGGTTGCACCTTCAACATCATCAAAACTGTCCTGCTGCATGTAAACGGCATCAAGGAATTCGCTCTTAAGATAAAGAATAAAGTCATCAAGACTTGTTCCTTCTTCACCGACAACCTTCATCATCTGATTGACTTCTGCACCTCTCTTGTAGATTTCGCGTGCATATTCAACCAGGTTTCTGCTGATAATTGATTTATACTTTGACCATGAATCAAGAGGGTCAATAGAAGGATAGCGGCGTGCATCGGATCTCTCTCTTGAAAGACCGTGGAATGCGCCGACAACCTTAAGTGTAGCCTGTGTAACAGGTTCTTCAAAGTTACCGCCGGCAGGAGAAACTGTTCCACCGATTGTAACAGAACCTACATTGCCGTCCCTTAGGCGTACAATACCCGCACGCTCATAGAAAGAAGCGATTGTAGATTCAAGGTAAGCAGGGAATGCTTCTTCACCCGGAATCTCTTCAAGACGGCCTGACATTTCGCGCATAGCCTGGGCCCAGCGTGATGTAGAGTCAGCAAGAAGAAGAACGTTAAGTCCCATCTGGCGGTAATATTCTGCAAGTGTAACACCCGTATAAACAGAAGCTTCACGGGATGCAACAGGCATTGAAGAAGTATTGCAGATGATAATTGTTCTTTCCATAAGAGAACGGCCCGTTCTGGGGTCCTTGAGTTCGGGGAATTCCTTGAGTGTTTCTACAACTTCACCGGCACGCTCACCGCAGGCAGCAACAATAACAATGTCAACGTCTGCATTGCGGCTGGTTGTATGCTGAAGAACAGTCTTTCCTGCACCGAACGGTCCCGGAATACAGTAAGTACCACCCTTTGCAACAGGGAAGAATGTATCAATAAGGCGAACTTTTGTAACCATAGGCTCTTCAGGACTCAAACGCTCTGCATAACAGTTTACGGCGCGCTTTACCGGCCACTTGAAACTCATGCAGATATTGTGTGATTTACCCTTTTCGTCAACCAGTGTTGCAATTGTGTCATGAATTTTATAGCTTCCGGCTTTTGCAATCTTTTTTACAGTATAGCTTCCTAGGAAACCGTAGGGAACCTGAATTTTGTGTGTAAAAGGACCTTCTGGAACAGTTCCCACGCTGTCACCGGCAAAAACTACATCACCTTCTTTTGCTGTAGGAGTAAAATCCCACTTTGTATTTTCATCAAGTGCAGAAAGGTAAACACCGCGTTCAAGGAAGTATCCTGAATGTTCTGCAAGAAGAGGAAGCGGATTCTGGAGTCCGTCATAAACCTGACCCAAAAGTCCCGGTCCTACCTCTACGCTAAGAAGATCTCCAGTAAATTCAACATTACAGTCAGTAGAGATTCCGTTTGTCATCTCATAGATCTGCATCTGTGCCGTATTTCCGCGGATTCTGATAACCTCACCTTTAAGGCTCTGTCCTCCGACCTTAACATATCCTACTTCGTTCAGGGAAACTTTTCCGTCGAATTCAACGGAAACCATGTTTCCATTAACGGCAACAACCTTGCCTTTTGTATCTGTCATTTGTCTTCTCCAAGAATCTCATCATAAATTTTATGGTAAGAAGCCAGACCTTCGTCTTTATCAAACTTCTTCATTCTTTCTGCCAGCATAAGCCTAAGCCCGTAATTGTATACGGAATCAGCCGAAAACATATCCAGCGGAGTCATTCTGTCCAGCACGCCCAATCTGTACTGGTTAAGAAACTGTTCGGCTCCTAGCGGATTTTCCATTCCAACAGCGGTTCTTGCAGCCTGAACCACATCACCGTCATTGGGCAACGGAAGATTCTTTGTTTCCTTCTTCATTTTAAGGGCGCGAAGCTGTGCCAAAGCAAGCCTTAAGTTTCTTTCCTTATCATACCAGGCATCCAGAAAAACAGATCCTGTAGGCTTAACTTCAAG
Proteins encoded in this window:
- a CDS encoding V-type ATP synthase subunit A, yielding MTDTKGKVVAVNGNMVSVEFDGKVSLNEVGYVKVGGQSLKGEVIRIRGNTAQMQIYEMTNGISTDCNVEFTGDLLSVEVGPGLLGQVYDGLQNPLPLLAEHSGYFLERGVYLSALDENTKWDFTPTAKEGDVVFAGDSVGTVPEGPFTHKIQVPYGFLGSYTVKKIAKAGSYKIHDTIATLVDEKGKSHNICMSFKWPVKRAVNCYAERLSPEEPMVTKVRLIDTFFPVAKGGTYCIPGPFGAGKTVLQHTTSRNADVDIVIVAACGERAGEVVETLKEFPELKDPRTGRSLMERTIIICNTSSMPVASREASVYTGVTLAEYYRQMGLNVLLLADSTSRWAQAMREMSGRLEEIPGEEAFPAYLESTIASFYERAGIVRLRDGNVGSVTIGGTVSPAGGNFEEPVTQATLKVVGAFHGLSRERSDARRYPSIDPLDSWSKYKSIISRNLVEYAREIYKRGAEVNQMMKVVGEEGTSLDDFILYLKSEFLDAVYMQQDSFDDVEGATGVDRQKYVFSKIISILGSSFKISEKEEARGFFNMLRQNFIDMNYKTFGSKDFYDAEKKIDGILAEKGASVDSDVKALLKDGE
- a CDS encoding DUF2764 family protein, whose product is MEHLYYLMAQLPAFSSSDDANYKLPITTDYFKDLCGRFMSAKSAETARNLSLEPPLEVKPTGSVFLDAWYDKERNLRLALAQLRALKMKKETKNLPLPNDGDVVQAARTAVGMENPLGAEQFLNQYRLGVLDRMTPLDMFSADSVYNYGLRLMLAERMKKFDKDEGLASYHKIYDEILGEDK
- a CDS encoding V-type ATP synthase subunit B, whose amino-acid sequence is MNKVYSKIESINGSVITVRAKGVKLNELAEITTRFGRSLAEVNKIDGDLVSLQVFAGGRGVATNDQIRFLGHDMRVSFSENLLGRIFNGSAEPRDHGPSLTDNLVAIGGPSVNPSKRILPNRMMRTNIPMIDVFNTLVVSQKIPIFSISGEPYNQLLARIAMQAQADVIVLGGMGLKYDDYLYFKKTLEEGGALSKTVMFIHTAADPTVECMKIPDLSLAVAEQFALQGKDVLVLLTDMTNFADSMKEIAITQEQVPSNRGYPGDLYSQLASRYEKAVDFADQGSVTILAVTTMPGDDVTHPVPDNTGYITEGQFYLKGGHIEPFGSLSRLKQQVNSKTRKDHRALMDAMIRLYAQYKDTLEKKSMGFNMSAWDEKLLKYGAKFEEQMMDLSVNIPLEEALDNGWKILAECFEKQETGLKSELVEQFWPAD
- a CDS encoding V-type ATP synthase subunit D, yielding MAKIKLTKNEQKTQKDALKMYQRYLPTLTLKKQQLQSEIRIIDEKAKAVRARKLALEEDFRKWISVFGEKDVFRPDMVTVKNIRKGWGNIAGVKIPVYEGADFSRGDYNLYSTPLWIDLAADRMEKALELDLEAEVLDEQVRLLSKELRTTTQRVNLFEKVKIPETKANIKRIGIFLGDEQVNAVVRSKISKKKLQAAAVVSGEADQ